From a region of the Acidobacteriota bacterium genome:
- a CDS encoding FprA family A-type flavoprotein yields MKPLELKKGVHWVGALDPDLRVFDVIMKSERGTTYSSYLLRGLNGTALIDSVKAKFAFEHLERIKELIEIKALDYIILNHTEPDHSGALSLLIDEAPQAKVVISKNAPHFLKNLMNRDIYPLKVGDGDYIDLGGRRLEFISAPFLHWPDTMFTYSVQDRILFPCDFLGCHFCDERMYNDLVDDFSFAFQYYFDHIMRPFREHAQRAIERISALNIDMIAPSHGPILRHDIQSYLSRYREWIEREPQVTRKILVFYASAYGNTARMAREIAGGVREGGAQVTLFDVAGIDMSKVPDLVEEADGIIVGSPTINGDAVKAIWDLLSSLATIKLKGKIGGAFGSYGWSGEAIDMIDRRLKDLKFRVPLAPVKAALTPTEEDLKGSKKLGFELTKFLSRKS; encoded by the coding sequence ATGAAACCACTAGAACTGAAAAAAGGAGTTCACTGGGTAGGAGCGTTGGATCCCGATCTCCGAGTCTTTGACGTCATCATGAAGAGCGAGAGGGGAACGACCTACAGCTCTTATCTACTAAGGGGACTCAACGGAACGGCTCTCATCGATAGCGTCAAGGCTAAATTTGCTTTCGAACATCTGGAGCGAATCAAGGAACTGATCGAGATCAAGGCGCTCGATTACATCATATTGAACCACACGGAGCCAGACCATTCGGGAGCACTGTCGCTTTTGATCGATGAAGCTCCCCAGGCGAAGGTCGTCATCTCCAAGAATGCCCCGCACTTTCTCAAGAACCTGATGAATCGGGATATCTACCCGCTAAAGGTCGGAGATGGAGATTACATCGATCTCGGAGGCAGGAGGCTTGAGTTCATCAGCGCGCCGTTTCTCCATTGGCCCGATACGATGTTTACCTACTCCGTGCAGGACAGGATTCTCTTTCCCTGCGACTTCTTGGGCTGCCATTTCTGCGATGAGAGGATGTATAACGACTTGGTAGACGATTTCAGCTTTGCGTTCCAGTACTATTTCGACCATATCATGAGACCCTTTAGAGAACATGCTCAGAGAGCAATCGAAAGAATCTCCGCACTGAACATCGACATGATCGCTCCCAGTCATGGTCCGATCCTCAGGCATGACATTCAATCATATCTATCACGCTACAGAGAATGGATCGAAAGAGAGCCACAGGTAACCAGGAAGATCCTCGTTTTCTACGCATCCGCTTACGGGAATACGGCAAGAATGGCCAGAGAGATCGCAGGGGGAGTGAGAGAGGGTGGCGCTCAAGTCACACTCTTCGATGTCGCTGGCATCGACATGTCGAAGGTGCCAGACCTTGTCGAGGAGGCTGATGGGATCATAGTTGGTTCTCCAACAATCAACGGGGATGCCGTGAAGGCGATCTGGGACCTCCTTTCGAGTCTCGCAACGATCAAGTTGAAGGGGAAAATCGGCGGAGCCTTTGGTTCCTATGGATGGAGCGGAGAAGCCATCGATATGATCGACCGCAGATTAAAGGATCTGAAATTCCGCGTTCCCCTTGCGCCGGTCAAAGCCGCTCTGACCCCGACGGAAGAAGACCTCAAAGGAAGCAAAAAGCTCGGCTTCGAACTCACCAAGTTCCTCTCCAGAAAAAGTTAG
- the pyrF gene encoding orotidine-5'-phosphate decarboxylase, producing the protein MHKGMAKDRLIVALDYSRKVEALSVAGEIKDHVGLFKVGLQLFSSDGADVVRTLRKEGANVFLDLKLHDIPNTVSNAAVVAAGLGVSMMNFHCLGGKKMLDSAVKEVSDYCAKNSMKKPLLIGVTILTSMAESDMREVGIASSLIDEVRRLAAVAREAGMDGVVASVHEIEAVKRECGNDFLVVTPGIRPLWSRKDDQERVTTPSEAIKRGADFIVIGRPITLAPDKRKAAQEILSEMEPPVCS; encoded by the coding sequence ATGCATAAGGGAATGGCAAAGGACAGATTAATCGTGGCCCTCGACTATAGCAGGAAAGTAGAAGCTCTTTCCGTTGCCGGTGAGATTAAGGATCACGTCGGGCTGTTCAAAGTGGGGCTGCAGCTTTTCTCCTCGGATGGAGCAGACGTCGTCCGAACCTTACGGAAAGAGGGAGCCAATGTCTTCCTCGATCTGAAGCTTCACGATATTCCAAATACCGTCTCGAATGCCGCGGTCGTTGCGGCCGGACTCGGAGTGTCCATGATGAATTTTCACTGTCTTGGCGGGAAAAAGATGCTTGATAGCGCGGTGAAGGAGGTCTCGGACTACTGTGCGAAGAACTCGATGAAGAAACCGCTACTCATCGGCGTGACGATCCTGACCAGTATGGCAGAAAGCGATATGCGCGAAGTGGGGATTGCCAGCTCCCTTATCGATGAAGTGAGACGCCTCGCAGCCGTTGCCCGGGAGGCAGGGATGGATGGAGTGGTCGCCTCCGTTCACGAGATCGAAGCGGTCAAGAGGGAATGCGGCAATGATTTTCTCGTCGTCACTCCGGGGATCAGACCACTCTGGTCTCGAAAGGACGATCAGGAGAGGGTGACCACCCCATCAGAAGCGATCAAGCGAGGAGCAGATTTCATCGTCATCGGCCGACCCATCACGCTGGCTCCGGACAAAAGAAAAGCAGCCCAGGAAATTCTCAGCGAGATGGAACCGCCTGTTTGCTCCTGA
- a CDS encoding dihydroorotate dehydrogenase, whose amino-acid sequence MKKKIKPRTEVHIGDLVLKNPILTASGTFGYGLEFEPFFDLDRLGGIVVKGLSLKPRYGNPPPRTCETASGMLNAVGLENIGVDAFIEEKLPLLKEYSCAIIANIFGEHVEEYEKITRRLCDAGGVSAIEVNVSCPNTDAGGMHFGIDPEITARVTRSVREASTVPVIVKLSPNVTDIKVIARAAEAAGADALSLVNTFVGMAVDACSRKPILANRCGGLSGPAIKPLALWLVYQVVNSVRIPVIGMGGISSIHDVLEFLIVGARAIQVGTANFIEPSISGRLVDELEKYLLDSGIPDVNSVIGSLIAA is encoded by the coding sequence ATGAAAAAGAAGATAAAGCCCAGAACGGAAGTACATATCGGAGATCTCGTGCTCAAGAATCCCATTCTCACGGCAAGTGGAACTTTCGGCTATGGACTGGAGTTCGAGCCTTTCTTCGATCTGGACCGTCTCGGGGGGATAGTCGTCAAGGGACTCTCGCTCAAACCAAGGTATGGTAATCCCCCACCTCGGACCTGCGAGACAGCCTCGGGGATGCTCAACGCCGTCGGCCTTGAGAACATAGGCGTGGATGCCTTCATCGAAGAGAAACTTCCGCTCCTCAAGGAGTATTCTTGCGCAATTATAGCCAACATCTTCGGGGAGCATGTCGAGGAGTACGAGAAGATCACGAGAAGGCTCTGCGACGCTGGAGGGGTCTCCGCCATCGAGGTGAACGTTTCCTGCCCGAATACGGACGCAGGAGGGATGCACTTCGGCATCGATCCGGAGATTACGGCGAGGGTCACGCGCAGTGTCAGAGAAGCTTCCACGGTTCCTGTAATCGTGAAGCTCTCTCCGAACGTCACGGACATCAAGGTCATCGCGCGAGCCGCGGAAGCTGCAGGTGCTGACGCCCTTTCACTTGTCAACACCTTCGTTGGAATGGCCGTCGACGCTTGCAGCAGAAAACCGATCCTAGCGAACAGATGTGGTGGGCTCTCGGGCCCCGCCATAAAACCTCTCGCCCTCTGGCTCGTCTATCAGGTTGTAAACAGCGTGAGGATTCCTGTGATCGGGATGGGAGGGATATCCTCGATTCATGATGTCCTGGAATTCCTGATCGTAGGAGCGAGGGCCATTCAGGTTGGAACCGCGAATTTCATCGAACCGTCAATATCCGGGCGGCTCGTTGATGAACTTGAGAAATATCTCCTGGATTCCGGAATTCCAGATGTCAATTCGGTCATAGGCTCTCTCATAGCAGCTTAG